In Arthrobacter citreus, a single genomic region encodes these proteins:
- a CDS encoding purine permease — protein MLSKQKAFTLGFQHVMAMYAGAVVVPLIIGGALKLSPAQIAYLIAADLFTCGIATILQSMGTKYFGSKLPVVLGCTFTAVGPIIAIASTSNLPTAYGAIIISGIFVIVAAPFYGKLLKFFPTIVTGSVVTIIGLSLIPVAMNNAAGGQGSADFGQEHNLLLALLTLVVILVINRWAKGFLRTISVLVGLVVGTIAGYAMGIVHFSSVSEASWFSIAQPFYFGAPKISYTAIITMIIVCIVSMVESTGVYLAVGKATNQKVKQDQIVNGLRSEGLAIMLGGIFNAFPYTAFSQNVGLISLTKVKSREVIYAAGSIMVILGLLPKLAALTTVIPNAVLGGAMIVMFGSVAAAGISILSEVDLGKGDNLLIAACSIAIGLGSATLPQMFDQLPDFLKMLMQNGIVTGSLTAIILNLFLTKRDVVVEVQSTKKIS, from the coding sequence TTGTTAAGTAAACAAAAAGCATTTACATTAGGTTTTCAGCACGTAATGGCCATGTACGCAGGTGCAGTCGTTGTACCGCTTATTATTGGTGGAGCACTTAAACTGAGCCCTGCTCAGATTGCTTATCTGATCGCAGCCGATTTATTTACTTGCGGAATCGCAACAATCCTACAAAGTATGGGGACAAAATACTTTGGTAGCAAATTACCGGTTGTTTTAGGTTGTACCTTTACTGCGGTAGGACCAATTATAGCTATTGCATCTACTTCAAATTTACCAACAGCTTATGGGGCAATTATTATTTCTGGGATATTTGTTATAGTAGCTGCGCCTTTTTACGGAAAGCTTTTAAAGTTTTTCCCTACGATTGTAACAGGATCAGTTGTAACGATTATTGGACTTTCTCTTATACCAGTAGCTATGAATAATGCAGCGGGCGGTCAAGGGAGTGCAGACTTTGGCCAAGAACACAATTTATTATTAGCACTTCTTACACTTGTAGTCATTTTAGTCATAAATCGATGGGCTAAAGGATTTTTACGCACGATTTCAGTACTTGTTGGTTTAGTAGTTGGAACAATCGCAGGATACGCAATGGGGATTGTTCATTTTTCGAGCGTATCGGAAGCTTCGTGGTTTAGTATTGCTCAACCATTTTATTTTGGAGCTCCAAAAATCAGTTATACAGCCATAATTACAATGATTATTGTGTGCATTGTTAGTATGGTGGAATCGACTGGGGTATATCTTGCAGTTGGGAAAGCGACTAACCAAAAAGTAAAACAGGATCAGATCGTAAATGGCTTACGCTCAGAAGGACTTGCGATTATGCTCGGTGGAATTTTTAATGCATTTCCATACACGGCTTTTTCTCAAAACGTTGGTCTAATCTCACTTACAAAAGTTAAGTCTCGCGAAGTGATCTACGCCGCGGGAAGTATCATGGTCATTTTAGGATTATTACCTAAACTAGCAGCATTAACGACAGTTATTCCAAATGCCGTTCTTGGTGGAGCAATGATTGTTATGTTTGGTTCTGTAGCAGCTGCTGGAATATCAATTCTTTCAGAAGTTGATTTAGGAAAAGGCGATAACTTACTAATCGCAGCTTGTAGCATAGCAATTGGATTAGGTTCGGCAACGCTACCTCAAATGTTTGATCAACTACCGGACTTCTTAAAAATGTTAATGCAAAACGGCATCGTAACCGGGTCATTAACGGCAATTATTTTAAATCTATTCTTAACAAAGCGAGATGTAGTAGTAGAAGTGCAATCTACGAAAAAAATATCATAA
- a CDS encoding ABC transporter permease, with protein MSTSTAYRELKNRTSFKQTVKNSFTMAYRGVLKIKRTPEQLFDVTLQPIIFTLMFTYIFGGAISGDVKSYLPVIIPGILVQTVITTSIVTGVQLREDMDKGVFDRFKSLPIARIAPLAGALLADTIRYTIATVLTFSMGYIMGYRPEGGLGYVALAGLLVIVCSWAISWIFAFFGVIARTASSVQGISMLALFPLTFLSNAFVPVDTMPNWLQWFVKINPVSHLITAVRNLTNTGTAGSDLIISLIGAAVIVAIFAPLTVKAYMRRT; from the coding sequence ATGAGTACTTCAACTGCGTATCGTGAGCTAAAAAATAGAACGAGTTTCAAGCAAACTGTAAAAAACTCGTTTACAATGGCCTATCGTGGAGTTCTAAAGATTAAGCGGACACCTGAACAATTGTTTGATGTTACACTACAACCAATTATTTTCACACTGATGTTTACTTATATATTTGGCGGAGCAATCTCAGGAGATGTTAAGAGCTACTTGCCAGTAATCATACCAGGGATCTTAGTGCAGACTGTAATTACTACATCAATCGTTACGGGTGTACAATTGCGGGAAGATATGGACAAAGGCGTATTCGACCGATTTAAGTCACTTCCAATAGCACGTATTGCCCCACTAGCAGGAGCACTATTAGCAGATACTATTCGTTATACGATTGCTACTGTACTTACTTTTAGTATGGGATATATTATGGGATATCGTCCAGAAGGCGGATTAGGTTACGTAGCATTAGCCGGACTTCTTGTCATTGTATGCTCTTGGGCAATTAGCTGGATTTTTGCCTTTTTTGGAGTAATTGCACGTACGGCTTCAAGTGTACAAGGGATATCAATGCTTGCACTATTCCCATTAACATTCCTTTCAAATGCTTTTGTACCAGTAGATACAATGCCAAATTGGCTTCAGTGGTTTGTAAAAATAAACCCAGTTTCTCATCTAATAACTGCAGTAAGAAATCTTACGAACACTGGAACTGCAGGTTCAGATTTAATCATTTCATTAATTGGTGCTGCTGTAATCGTAGCAATATTTGCACCATTAACTGTAAAAGCATATATGCGCAGAACATAA
- a CDS encoding ATP-binding cassette domain-containing protein — translation MEFINKKIITPNNGDLAVEARGLVKTFGENRAVDGVDLNVRAGSIYGVLGPNGAGKTTTIRMLATLLRQDAGTAQIFGYDVLKEAQIVRQLIGVTGQYASVDESLSATENLIIFSRLLGLGRAEARKKAADLLEEFDLTEAAKRPLKNFSGGMRRRLDLAASLIAQPPLIFLDEPTTGLDPRTRNQMWDTIRRLVKSGSTVLLTTQYLQEADELADRVAVIDRGHVVAEGTVDELKASVGTSSLQLKIQDVRDIQEARLTVERVLKVKSNVKPEEGKITAPMADADLVTDLLIALRDAGIQLVEMSVQKPTLDEVFLTITGNGLENDGSKEFDKSKEMEGVKA, via the coding sequence TTGGAATTTATAAACAAAAAAATAATTACCCCAAATAATGGAGATTTGGCAGTAGAAGCACGCGGATTAGTTAAAACATTTGGTGAAAATCGTGCAGTCGACGGAGTAGATTTAAATGTTCGTGCAGGTAGTATTTATGGTGTATTAGGACCAAATGGAGCAGGGAAAACAACAACGATTAGAATGTTAGCTACGTTACTTCGACAGGACGCAGGTACTGCACAAATATTTGGATATGATGTATTAAAAGAGGCTCAAATTGTACGTCAATTAATTGGAGTTACTGGTCAGTATGCATCAGTTGATGAGTCTTTAAGTGCAACGGAGAATCTTATTATTTTCTCAAGATTACTTGGCTTAGGAAGAGCGGAGGCACGTAAGAAAGCAGCTGATTTATTAGAGGAGTTTGATTTAACGGAAGCTGCAAAACGCCCACTGAAAAATTTCTCAGGTGGGATGCGCCGTAGACTAGACTTGGCGGCAAGTTTAATTGCTCAGCCACCACTTATCTTCTTAGATGAACCAACAACTGGATTGGATCCTCGTACACGTAATCAAATGTGGGACACAATTCGTCGTTTAGTGAAAAGCGGTTCAACGGTGTTACTTACTACACAGTACCTTCAAGAGGCGGATGAACTAGCAGATCGAGTTGCTGTTATTGACCGTGGTCATGTAGTAGCAGAAGGTACCGTTGATGAATTGAAAGCTTCAGTTGGAACTTCTTCATTACAATTAAAAATCCAAGACGTTAGGGATATTCAAGAAGCTCGTCTAACTGTAGAGCGAGTTCTAAAAGTAAAGTCAAATGTAAAACCAGAAGAAGGAAAGATTACGGCTCCTATGGCGGACGCTGACCTAGTAACTGATCTACTAATTGCTTTACGTGATGCCGGTATCCAATTAGTAGAAATGAGCGTACAAAAGCCTACGCTTGATGAAGTATTCCTTACTATTACTGGAAATGGTTTAGAAAATGATGGTTCAAAGGAGTTTGATAAATCAAAAGAAATGGAGGGAGTTAAAGCATGA
- a CDS encoding UvrD-helicase domain-containing protein, with protein sequence MNTELQKEQERVNDVLEIITDRISSVTDETTQRKNEVINVRKNFWDEVKINTDSFDDYLETIISLRQQAQYLAIGQINHKQASNRLSALRRMKDVPYFGRIDFKEDGVPETEKVYVGVSTLMDDTGENILIYDWRAPVSSVYYDYPPGPAEYDTPGGKISGVLDQKWQYIIRNGVIESMFDTSLTIGDEILQHVLGKGTNKHMRSIVASIQKEQNQIIRYDKGRLLIVQGAAGSGKTSAALQRIAYLLYKYRNWIKADQIILFSPNAMFNNYVSRVLPELGEENMQQVTFQEYLVHRLSDAFQVEDNYEQLEYVLTAMDDPSYKTRTASIRFKASTHFFETIKAYRQSLESSGMVFRGFKFRGKSVVTAKQISERFYSTDTSFKFNNRLEKLTEWLNKIINDTEKAELKKTWVQDEIELLSKDDYQKAYKFLQKKRGSTEDSFDDYEQETRILSKMIVRKKLKPLREWVKALRFIDIKGVYKQLFSDPAQIEQWIKGDTPKEWEDICQLTLKMLDEGKLFYEDATPYLLLKELIQGFQSNVSIKFVLVDEAQDYSPFQFEFLKRLFPAAKMTVLGDFNQAIFAHASEMGDFNVLKDLYGPDETNVINLTRSYRSTEPIVEFTRKLIPGGNLINAFERSGEKPVLTQLSNRDDLHSQIASKIEELKNSDFNTIAVICKSTEESIDAYEALKEIEGIKLVKRNSVEYEQGVVIIPAYLAKGIEFDAVIIYDASAQVYGDERLRRLFYTACTRAMHQLHLYSLGEATTFLSGVSSDLLLNQTIVHD encoded by the coding sequence ATGAATACCGAACTTCAAAAAGAACAAGAAAGAGTAAATGATGTATTAGAAATTATCACTGATCGAATCAGCAGTGTAACAGACGAAACAACTCAACGTAAAAACGAAGTAATTAACGTTCGTAAAAACTTTTGGGATGAAGTTAAAATTAATACAGATAGTTTTGATGACTATCTAGAGACAATTATTAGTTTAAGACAACAGGCGCAATACTTAGCAATTGGTCAAATAAACCATAAGCAAGCTTCCAATCGCTTATCTGCTCTACGCCGAATGAAAGACGTACCGTACTTCGGTCGAATTGATTTCAAAGAAGATGGTGTTCCTGAAACGGAAAAAGTTTATGTCGGCGTTTCAACCTTAATGGATGATACTGGAGAAAATATTTTAATTTACGATTGGAGAGCACCAGTTTCGAGTGTTTATTATGATTATCCACCAGGTCCGGCTGAATATGATACACCAGGTGGTAAAATAAGTGGCGTATTAGACCAAAAATGGCAGTACATTATTCGTAATGGTGTCATTGAATCAATGTTTGATACTAGCCTTACAATAGGGGACGAAATTTTGCAGCATGTGCTTGGCAAAGGAACAAACAAGCATATGAGAAGTATAGTAGCCAGTATTCAAAAAGAGCAAAATCAGATTATACGTTATGACAAAGGTCGATTGCTAATTGTTCAAGGTGCAGCGGGCAGTGGAAAGACATCTGCAGCTTTACAGAGGATTGCTTATTTACTTTATAAGTATAGAAATTGGATAAAGGCTGATCAAATAATTTTATTTTCACCTAATGCAATGTTTAATAATTATGTATCAAGAGTTTTGCCTGAACTAGGCGAAGAAAATATGCAACAAGTCACATTCCAAGAATACTTAGTGCATAGGCTCAGCGATGCTTTCCAAGTTGAGGATAATTACGAACAATTAGAATACGTTTTAACAGCTATGGATGATCCTTCTTATAAGACAAGAACTGCGAGTATCCGATTCAAAGCTTCAACTCATTTTTTCGAGACTATTAAAGCGTATAGACAATCTTTAGAATCGTCTGGAATGGTTTTTCGAGGATTTAAATTCAGAGGAAAATCAGTCGTTACGGCTAAGCAAATTTCTGAAAGATTTTATAGCACCGATACGTCTTTTAAATTTAACAACAGACTTGAGAAATTAACTGAGTGGTTGAACAAAATAATAAATGATACAGAAAAAGCTGAATTGAAAAAAACATGGGTACAAGATGAAATTGAATTGCTTAGTAAAGATGATTATCAAAAAGCATATAAATTTTTACAGAAAAAGCGTGGCTCCACAGAGGACTCATTTGATGATTATGAACAAGAAACTAGGATCTTAAGTAAAATGATTGTACGTAAAAAGCTAAAGCCACTTCGTGAGTGGGTTAAAGCATTACGTTTCATTGACATAAAGGGCGTTTATAAACAGTTATTTTCTGACCCGGCTCAAATTGAGCAATGGATTAAAGGGGATACGCCAAAAGAGTGGGAAGATATTTGTCAGTTAACATTAAAGATGTTAGATGAAGGCAAATTGTTTTATGAAGATGCTACACCGTATTTACTTTTGAAAGAATTGATTCAAGGTTTTCAATCGAATGTTTCAATTAAATTTGTGCTTGTAGATGAAGCACAAGATTATTCTCCGTTTCAATTCGAGTTTTTGAAGCGCTTGTTTCCAGCAGCAAAAATGACAGTACTCGGTGACTTCAATCAAGCTATTTTTGCACATGCCAGCGAAATGGGAGATTTTAATGTTCTGAAAGATTTATACGGGCCGGATGAAACGAATGTCATAAATCTGACTCGTAGTTATAGATCAACTGAACCGATTGTAGAGTTTACTCGAAAACTCATACCAGGAGGAAATCTAATTAATGCATTTGAACGTTCTGGAGAAAAGCCAGTATTAACACAGCTATCAAATCGAGATGATCTGCACAGCCAAATTGCTTCTAAAATTGAGGAATTAAAAAACAGTGACTTTAATACAATCGCAGTTATATGTAAATCGACTGAAGAAAGCATAGATGCATATGAAGCGTTAAAAGAAATAGAAGGAATTAAGCTTGTGAAGAGAAACTCAGTTGAATATGAACAAGGTGTAGTTATTATTCCTGCATATTTGGCAAAAGGAATTGAATTCGATGCCGTTATTATTTATGATGCATCGGCTCAAGTATATGGAGATGAGCGTCTGAGAAGATTATTCTACACAGCATGTACAAGAGCAATGCATCAATTACATTTATATAGCTTAGGTGAGGCGACCACTTTTTTAAGTGGGGTTTCTTCCGATTTACTACTAAATCAAACGATTGTGCATGATTAA
- the nagA gene encoding N-acetylglucosamine-6-phosphate deacetylase: MKAIKAGKIYTPEKAFDNGYIVIENGKISKVTQNRPSCEILDFSSFEAIPGMIDLHIHGLSGNDTMDCSVHALQEISLSLARHGVTGFLPTTLTDDFEKIKKAVVNVSEVIGHTGGAEIIGSYVEGPYITSEHRGAHPVKYMRELNMDELTELIKISKRTIKVITIAPEKEHAQEAVKYLTENDIHVSMGHTNADYDTTNNAIENGAMISVHTFNGMRGFNHRDPGCLGAVLTNDHCYCECIADLQHVHPGAIKLLYKTKGKDRIILISDSMAAADLPDGDYTLGSLEVIVENKIARTVETGSLAGSTTNLMECLRNIKKVLELPLEDLLPMVSLNQAKLLKIDTEVGSIEPGKKANIVLIDRKFNVIATIVNGNFVYENDEQE; encoded by the coding sequence GTGAAGGCAATCAAGGCTGGAAAAATTTATACACCTGAGAAAGCATTTGATAATGGATATATAGTAATTGAAAATGGAAAAATTAGTAAAGTTACACAGAATAGACCTTCTTGTGAGATTTTAGATTTTTCAAGCTTTGAGGCTATTCCTGGCATGATTGATCTACATATTCACGGACTTTCAGGAAATGACACGATGGATTGTAGTGTCCATGCTTTGCAAGAAATATCTTTGTCGCTTGCACGCCATGGCGTTACAGGCTTTTTACCGACTACACTGACAGATGATTTTGAAAAAATTAAAAAAGCAGTCGTGAATGTAAGTGAAGTAATAGGTCATACAGGCGGTGCAGAAATAATTGGCTCTTATGTTGAGGGTCCGTATATTACAAGCGAACACCGCGGTGCGCATCCTGTAAAGTATATGCGTGAGCTAAATATGGATGAGTTAACTGAGTTAATAAAAATTTCAAAACGTACAATTAAAGTCATTACAATTGCTCCAGAAAAGGAACATGCCCAGGAAGCTGTTAAATATTTAACGGAAAATGATATTCATGTATCGATGGGGCATACAAATGCCGATTACGATACAACAAACAACGCTATCGAAAATGGAGCAATGATCTCAGTTCATACGTTTAACGGTATGAGGGGATTTAATCACCGTGATCCGGGATGTCTAGGTGCCGTTTTAACAAATGATCATTGCTATTGTGAATGTATAGCTGACTTACAGCATGTCCATCCTGGAGCAATCAAACTCCTATACAAAACAAAAGGGAAAGATCGGATCATTTTAATAAGCGATTCAATGGCAGCTGCAGATTTACCAGATGGGGATTATACGCTTGGCTCATTAGAAGTTATAGTGGAAAATAAAATTGCCAGAACGGTGGAAACCGGTTCTTTAGCAGGTAGTACAACTAATTTAATGGAATGTTTAAGAAATATTAAAAAGGTACTAGAGTTACCTTTAGAAGATCTTTTGCCAATGGTAAGTCTAAACCAAGCAAAATTACTTAAAATTGACACTGAGGTTGGAAGCATAGAGCCAGGAAAAAAAGCAAATATTGTTTTAATTGATCGCAAATTCAATGTTATAGCGACGATTGTAAACGGAAATTTTGTCTATGAAAATGATGAACAAGAATGA